From the genome of Pseudalkalibacillus berkeleyi, one region includes:
- a CDS encoding PP2C family serine/threonine-protein phosphatase: MIEEHSVDQRIDLSTFQRSKIEGQCNGDSFFTKETDDYFVCLVADGLGSGQLAHDASTKAVKVVEEHHDDDVEMLVQRCNQALSNTRGAVLTLFKVHFKSNVLEYCGVGNIRLIIGLPSGKLIHAIPKTGFLSGKPTKLQVRQVDYPEGSMFVAYSDGVELSSPDKRNVMRARSPKIAASLLKQKALATKDDMTCVIGKLT, translated from the coding sequence ATGATTGAAGAGCATTCAGTTGATCAAAGAATCGATTTAAGCACATTTCAGCGATCGAAAATCGAAGGTCAATGTAATGGAGATAGCTTTTTCACGAAAGAGACCGATGATTATTTTGTTTGTCTCGTTGCGGATGGTCTAGGTAGTGGGCAGCTGGCTCATGATGCCTCTACCAAAGCTGTTAAAGTTGTAGAAGAACATCACGATGATGATGTGGAAATGTTAGTCCAAAGATGCAATCAAGCACTTTCAAACACTCGAGGAGCCGTTTTAACACTGTTTAAAGTGCACTTCAAATCTAATGTATTAGAATACTGTGGGGTAGGTAATATTCGCTTAATTATTGGCCTACCATCAGGGAAGTTAATTCATGCCATCCCTAAGACGGGATTCCTTTCAGGGAAGCCGACAAAGCTTCAAGTAAGACAAGTTGATTATCCGGAAGGTTCAATGTTCGTCGCTTATTCAGATGGTGTAGAGCTAAGTTCTCCTGACAAAAGGAATGTTATGAGAGCAAGGAGCCCTAAAATTGCAGCAAGCTTATTGAAACAAAAAGCCCTTGCAACGAAAGATGACATGACTTGTGTAATAGGTAAGCTAACTTAG
- the sigB gene encoding RNA polymerase sigma factor SigB, with protein sequence MSTNTSKPRHNKEHIYELLEQLREDPENQEIQTILVENYKDLVHSLARKFSKGKSIHDDLVQVGMIGLLAAFRRYDPEFGRSFESFAVPTIIGEIKRFIRDKTWSVHVPRRIKELSPRIKRAVEELTNDLQRSPKVAEIAEYLESSEEEVLETMEMGKSYQALSVDSSIEADQEGSTVTLLDLVGSTENGYEQTDQRMLLQKAFAVLTEREQEILQCTYFENLSQKETGTRLNISQMHVSRLQRRALEKLKDAIRVDSSEALND encoded by the coding sequence GTGTCGACCAATACAAGCAAGCCCCGTCACAATAAAGAACACATCTATGAATTACTAGAACAATTAAGAGAGGATCCTGAGAATCAGGAGATTCAGACCATTCTTGTTGAGAACTATAAAGATTTGGTTCACTCTCTTGCTCGAAAATTTTCTAAAGGGAAAAGTATTCATGATGACCTCGTCCAGGTTGGAATGATTGGTCTTCTAGCTGCATTTCGCCGTTACGACCCTGAATTCGGTAGAAGCTTCGAATCATTTGCTGTTCCAACGATCATCGGTGAGATTAAGCGATTTATTCGAGATAAAACTTGGAGCGTACACGTTCCGAGAAGGATAAAAGAGCTAAGTCCACGAATTAAGCGGGCGGTTGAGGAATTAACCAATGACCTTCAACGTTCGCCGAAGGTTGCTGAAATAGCTGAATACCTTGAATCCTCTGAAGAGGAAGTCCTTGAAACGATGGAGATGGGCAAGAGTTATCAAGCCTTATCTGTTGATAGTTCCATTGAAGCAGATCAAGAAGGTAGTACAGTCACGTTATTAGATCTTGTCGGAAGCACAGAGAATGGTTACGAACAGACTGACCAACGGATGCTCCTGCAAAAGGCGTTCGCTGTACTAACTGAACGAGAACAAGAAATTCTTCAATGTACGTATTTTGAAAATTTAAGTCAGAAGGAAACGGGAACTAGATTAAATATTTCCCAAATGCATGTTTCAAGGTTACAACGTAGAGCGTTAGAAAAATTAAAAGATGCGATTCGCGTCGATTCTTCGGAGGCTTTAAATGATTGA
- the rsbW gene encoding anti-sigma B factor RsbW: protein MSDMIEMVIPAKPDFVGVARLTVSGIASRMGYTFDEIEDIKIAISEAITNAVNHAYVSDEDGEIRLSYGKFEDKLEITVMDKGKSFDVNEIKETTGPVNGKPVEQINEGGLGLFLIETLMDEVNIREDAGVVVMMTKYLNRDGVDESVDQYKQAPSQ, encoded by the coding sequence ATGAGTGATATGATTGAAATGGTGATCCCAGCCAAACCTGACTTTGTTGGTGTAGCGCGTTTGACTGTGTCTGGCATAGCGAGTCGAATGGGCTATACATTTGATGAAATAGAAGACATTAAAATTGCGATTTCAGAAGCGATTACGAATGCAGTTAACCATGCTTATGTTTCAGATGAAGATGGCGAAATCCGTTTATCCTATGGAAAGTTTGAAGATAAACTTGAAATTACTGTTATGGATAAAGGAAAGAGCTTTGACGTAAATGAAATTAAGGAAACAACCGGACCAGTTAATGGCAAACCTGTTGAGCAAATCAACGAAGGAGGGTTGGGACTTTTCTTAATTGAAACGCTAATGGATGAAGTAAATATTCGCGAAGATGCAGGCGTTGTAGTCATGATGACGAAATACCTAAATAGAGATGGGGTGGATGAAAGTGTCGACCAATACAAGCAAGCCCCGTCACAATAA
- a CDS encoding STAS domain-containing protein, whose protein sequence is MNLQIQIEDSNQNTDKLLLNGEVDAYTAPKLKETLIGLTQKEGHKVIVNLSGVDYMDSTGLGVFVGALKSSQQSGSTLILTGMTERVQRLFEITGLTEVMNIEPAAKGEAR, encoded by the coding sequence ATGAACTTACAAATTCAAATAGAAGACTCGAATCAAAATACGGATAAATTGCTACTGAACGGCGAAGTAGATGCGTATACAGCACCTAAGCTAAAAGAAACATTAATCGGGCTAACCCAAAAAGAAGGTCATAAAGTGATTGTCAATCTTAGTGGGGTAGATTATATGGATAGTACTGGACTAGGTGTATTTGTTGGAGCATTGAAATCATCTCAACAAAGCGGCAGTACGCTGATCTTAACTGGTATGACCGAAAGAGTTCAACGATTGTTTGAAATCACAGGATTAACTGAAGTTATGAACATTGAGCCAGCAGCAAAGGGGGAGGCGCGATGA